From Bacteroidota bacterium, a single genomic window includes:
- a CDS encoding M15 family metallopeptidase has translation MKIFKGTGIYMAVTIFVLVAYSFVLRFVKNRPEKDNAAPVAADSSKVAQKKTAMIADSSLSVAYLVGQFDPAKDTTFIRTDNEYANSDQMYLKKEAYLAFIRMFYAAQKDGVKIFIVSATRNFAYQKGIWEAKWNGSRLVENKNLASTIKDPVERALKILKYSSMPGTSRHHWGTDMDLNSMDPKYFESANGKKVYEWLSKNASDYGFCQPYTAKGTSRPDGYEEEKWHWSYLPLASNCMKQYLNKVKYSDIAGFKGAETAEKIGVIEKYVKSVNCK, from the coding sequence ATGAAAATATTCAAAGGCACCGGGATTTATATGGCAGTTACCATTTTTGTGCTGGTAGCATATTCATTCGTATTACGCTTTGTAAAAAATCGTCCTGAAAAAGATAATGCAGCGCCTGTAGCAGCCGACAGTTCAAAAGTTGCGCAGAAGAAAACTGCCATGATTGCTGACAGTTCGCTGAGCGTTGCCTACCTCGTCGGGCAATTCGATCCTGCCAAAGACACGACTTTTATCCGTACAGACAACGAATACGCCAACAGCGATCAGATGTACCTGAAAAAAGAAGCTTACCTTGCCTTTATCAGAATGTTCTACGCCGCACAGAAAGACGGAGTTAAAATATTCATTGTTTCGGCCACACGAAATTTCGCTTATCAAAAAGGCATATGGGAAGCCAAATGGAACGGCAGCCGGCTCGTTGAAAATAAAAATCTGGCAAGTACCATCAAAGATCCCGTGGAACGGGCGCTGAAAATATTAAAATACAGCTCCATGCCCGGAACATCACGCCATCACTGGGGTACAGATATGGACCTGAACAGCATGGACCCGAAATATTTTGAATCGGCCAACGGAAAGAAAGTGTACGAATGGCTGAGTAAGAATGCTTCCGATTACGGATTCTGCCAGCCCTACACTGCCAAAGGCACTTCCCGCCCCGACGGTTATGAAGAAGAAAAGTGGCACTGGTCGTACCTGCCGCTGGCATCCAACTGCATGAAACAATACCTGAATAAGGTTAAATACAGCGACATTGCCGGATTTAAAGGTGCCGAAACAGCCGAAAAGATTGGTGTTATAGAAAAATACGTGAAAAGCGTGAATTGTAAATGA
- the truA gene encoding tRNA pseudouridine(38-40) synthase TruA, protein MRYFIRMAFNGAAYHGWQAQDNAATVQQAVEGALSMLFRNHLPVVGAGRTDTGVHAKEYFAHVEIENELSPAELQKITFKLNGILPDDIVIYEVYAVAPDMHARFSALSRTYKYYISPERNPFAREYSWFYPGRLDIERMNKGAALLMECTDFTSFAKVHSDTKTNNCAIAEAGWQYEDGMLVFTITADRFLRNMVRAIVGTLVELGAGKINLNDLQKIVESKNRSEAGYSVPAQALFLERVEYPSELKNFK, encoded by the coding sequence ATGAGATATTTTATCCGAATGGCATTTAACGGGGCTGCCTATCATGGCTGGCAGGCGCAGGATAATGCAGCCACTGTGCAGCAGGCTGTTGAAGGTGCGTTATCCATGCTTTTTCGCAATCACCTGCCTGTTGTCGGTGCCGGACGAACCGATACCGGTGTTCACGCAAAGGAATATTTCGCACATGTTGAGATTGAAAATGAATTGAGCCCTGCCGAACTTCAAAAAATAACATTCAAGCTGAACGGCATACTGCCCGATGATATTGTCATTTACGAGGTCTATGCGGTAGCTCCCGATATGCATGCACGCTTCAGTGCGTTGAGCCGCACCTATAAATATTATATTTCTCCTGAGCGCAACCCGTTTGCACGCGAATATTCATGGTTTTATCCCGGACGGCTGGATATTGAACGTATGAACAAAGGCGCTGCTTTGCTGATGGAATGCACCGATTTTACAAGCTTTGCGAAAGTGCATTCAGATACAAAGACAAATAACTGCGCTATTGCTGAAGCCGGATGGCAGTACGAAGACGGCATGCTCGTTTTTACGATTACTGCCGACCGTTTTCTGCGGAATATGGTTCGTGCCATTGTGGGTACGCTTGTTGAATTGGGCGCCGGAAAAATAAATCTGAATGACCTTCAAAAAATTGTTGAAAGCAAGAACCGTTCTGAAGCCGGATATTCGGTGCCTGCACAAGCACTTTTCCTGGAGCGTGTTGAATATCCCTCAGAGTTAAAGAATTTTAAATGA
- a CDS encoding (Fe-S)-binding protein, protein MIVDLFIPCFIDQVYPQIGSSMLKIFEKVDVGVHYNPEQTCCGQMAFNSGFWDATKCMGEKFIHDFSNNRYIVGPSASCVGMVRNYYPELFNNTSLHNEFKTIQKNIFEFSDFLVNVLNVTNLGATFEAKVTYHDACAALREYGIKEEPRMLLNNVKGLQIIEMEDNDVCCGFGGTFAVKFESISTAMAEQKVKNAIDSGAEYIISTEASCLMHLEAYIKKHKLPIKTIHIADVLASGL, encoded by the coding sequence ATGATAGTTGACCTTTTCATCCCGTGCTTTATTGATCAAGTGTATCCGCAGATAGGAAGCAGTATGCTCAAAATATTTGAGAAAGTTGACGTGGGCGTACACTATAACCCTGAACAGACTTGCTGCGGTCAGATGGCTTTTAACAGCGGTTTCTGGGACGCCACCAAATGCATGGGCGAAAAATTTATACACGACTTCTCGAACAACCGCTATATTGTGGGACCGTCGGCATCCTGTGTGGGTATGGTGCGCAACTATTATCCCGAATTATTCAACAACACTTCGCTGCACAACGAATTCAAAACGATACAGAAAAATATATTTGAATTTTCCGATTTTCTGGTGAACGTACTGAACGTTACCAATCTGGGCGCCACCTTTGAGGCAAAAGTAACTTACCATGATGCCTGTGCCGCTTTACGCGAATACGGCATTAAAGAAGAACCGCGCATGTTGCTCAACAACGTGAAGGGTTTGCAGATTATCGAAATGGAAGACAATGATGTGTGTTGCGGATTTGGCGGCACGTTTGCTGTGAAGTTTGAATCCATTTCAACGGCTATGGCCGAGCAGAAAGTGAAAAATGCCATTGATTCCGGTGCAGAATACATCATCTCTACGGAAGCATCCTGCCTGATGCATCTGGAAGCCTATATCAAAAAACACAAACTTCCCATCAAAACCATTCACATCGCCGACGTACTTGCCAGCGGACTCTAA